One genomic region from Lujinxingia vulgaris encodes:
- a CDS encoding ABC transporter ATP-binding protein, with the protein MPLLRQIWSLFDPRQRRQLLGLFLLMLIGAGFEALGVGIVMPFISLINDPSAAYEIPLAADLLNTLGVTTANGVVMAAGLALLLTFTLKNLFLGLMYHLKFRFVFDNQVRLSRRIFGAYLYSPYAFHLHRNSAQLLRNVNEEVRLSFVHVVIPLLTLAVELMVVGVIALLLAAVEPLIAPIAMLSFGLVSYGFYRSVRQKSAVLGKAQQHHAGQMIQWVNQGLGGVKEAQLLGVQDFFLNTYTEHSTRYARAMRFHSFIKEIPRHVIETMGLGGMILVVLLLIARGQPLTQILPVLGLFAMAAVRMMPSLTRIIAALTSIRHFRPSVDVIATDLEALRSGELAEIARSAASHTPSTLNAQDVEFTEKSDTPSAEQSPLTLASAAASPDAEAHRQALANARQHPRPLERELRLHHVSYTYPQSTTPSLHEIDLRIERGQSVAFVGPSGAGKTTCVDLILGLLPPDLGQILVDGQNIHAELASWQASLGYIAQPVYLMDDTIRRNIAFGLPDATVNDEEVWRALEDARLASTIAALPHGLDTEIGEGGVRLSGGQRQRLGIARALYRRPDLLVLDEATSALDNTTEREITRAIERLSGRITLIIIAHRLSTVRHCDRLFVLDQGRLIDQGTYDELASRCPTFQQMVQAAEMPPSSLPGARQLRLK; encoded by the coding sequence ATGCCACTGCTTCGACAGATCTGGTCGCTCTTCGACCCTCGTCAACGCCGACAACTCCTCGGCCTTTTTCTGCTCATGCTCATCGGCGCCGGCTTTGAAGCCCTGGGCGTGGGCATCGTCATGCCCTTTATCTCGCTCATCAACGACCCGAGCGCTGCCTATGAGATCCCGCTGGCCGCAGACCTCCTGAACACCCTGGGCGTCACCACCGCCAACGGCGTGGTCATGGCCGCGGGCCTGGCCCTCTTATTGACCTTCACCCTCAAAAACCTCTTTCTGGGCCTGATGTACCACCTCAAATTTCGTTTCGTCTTCGACAACCAGGTCCGCCTCTCTCGCCGCATCTTCGGCGCCTACCTCTACAGCCCCTACGCCTTCCATCTGCACCGCAACAGCGCCCAGCTTCTTCGTAACGTCAACGAAGAGGTGCGCTTGAGCTTTGTGCACGTGGTCATTCCCCTGCTCACCCTGGCGGTCGAGCTGATGGTGGTCGGCGTCATTGCGCTCCTGCTGGCCGCCGTCGAGCCCCTGATCGCCCCGATTGCCATGCTCAGCTTCGGTCTTGTGAGCTACGGCTTCTACCGCTCGGTACGCCAGAAGTCGGCCGTGCTCGGCAAGGCCCAGCAGCACCACGCCGGTCAGATGATCCAGTGGGTCAACCAGGGCCTGGGCGGCGTCAAAGAAGCCCAACTCCTGGGCGTGCAGGACTTTTTCCTCAACACCTACACCGAACACAGCACCCGCTACGCCCGCGCGATGCGCTTTCACTCCTTCATCAAAGAGATCCCCCGCCATGTCATCGAGACGATGGGGCTGGGCGGCATGATCCTGGTGGTGCTCCTGCTCATCGCCCGCGGCCAGCCGCTGACCCAGATTTTGCCGGTGCTCGGCCTCTTCGCCATGGCCGCGGTGCGCATGATGCCCTCGCTCACCCGCATCATCGCCGCGCTCACCAGCATCCGCCACTTCCGCCCCAGCGTCGATGTGATCGCCACCGACCTCGAAGCCCTGCGCTCCGGCGAGTTGGCGGAGATCGCCAGGTCCGCCGCGTCGCACACCCCTTCCACCCTCAACGCGCAAGATGTTGAATTCACTGAAAAATCCGACACACCCAGCGCCGAGCAAAGCCCGCTAACCCTCGCCAGCGCCGCCGCCTCGCCAGACGCCGAGGCCCACCGCCAGGCGCTGGCCAACGCGCGCCAGCACCCGCGCCCCCTGGAGCGCGAGCTGCGCCTGCACCACGTCAGCTACACCTACCCGCAGAGCACAACGCCCTCGCTGCACGAGATCGACCTGCGCATTGAGCGCGGCCAGTCCGTGGCTTTTGTCGGCCCTTCCGGCGCCGGCAAAACCACCTGCGTCGATCTCATCCTGGGGCTCCTGCCGCCGGACCTGGGCCAGATCCTCGTCGACGGCCAGAACATCCACGCCGAGCTCGCCAGCTGGCAGGCCAGCCTGGGCTACATCGCCCAGCCCGTCTACCTGATGGACGACACCATCCGCCGCAACATCGCCTTCGGCCTGCCCGACGCCACCGTCAACGACGAGGAGGTCTGGCGCGCCCTCGAAGACGCGCGCCTGGCCAGCACCATCGCCGCCCTGCCCCACGGCCTGGACACCGAGATCGGTGAAGGCGGCGTGCGCCTCTCCGGCGGTCAACGCCAGCGCTTAGGCATCGCTCGCGCCCTCTACCGCCGCCCCGATCTCCTGGTGCTCGACGAGGCAACAAGCGCCCTCGACAACACCACCGAGCGCGAGATCACCCGCGCCATCGAGCGCCTCTCCGGGCGCATCACGCTGATCATCATCGCCCACCGCCTGAGCACCGTCCGCCACTGCGATCGCCTCTTTGTCCTCGATCAGGGCCGGCTCATCGATCAGGGTACCTACGACGAGCTCGCCAGCCGCTGCCCCACCTTCCAGCAGATGGTCCAGGCCGCCGAGATGCCGCCTTCCAGCCTGCCCGGAGCACGCCAGCTGAGGTTAAAATGA
- a CDS encoding surface carbohydrate biosynthesis protein has product MSAPIPILFPVETINRELDFRLAMAVQAARAHNRVYIGQHETLMRLCRLLDHGVYFGKNAIRPHFPDRLDDYNLLKSRDFRFIHLDTEGAVYPGSEDRWREVLHSRIDPRHLAADDYLLTWGDFQRDTYRARAPHLAEHIQTTGHPGFDLYLPRWRPYFEADTARQRHRYGDFILINTNLARTNNRMGRDFVFSAYNGFDPECSASRRRTIESWARQTEQLSRFVRLVHELSLRFRHQPIVLRPHPSEDPALYERIFAGLPHVHVLHEGSVAPWLLAARCVIHDGCTTGLEAHLAGRPVINFNPGELAGTEPLFLPNLFGQRCASIDEVLDAVASLTRRPPEPRRSLPDNAPPVAAPDDPRALALLHNFRAEALPLSLDILHEAQRGLRPARQPSDALILAEELASRAVEATKSLARPLSPRHRVANAYARGKFPGFEPRDIARRLARIQALVGRSVTHRVVSPGLIILETR; this is encoded by the coding sequence ATGAGCGCGCCCATTCCCATTCTTTTCCCGGTCGAGACCATCAACCGCGAGCTCGACTTTCGCCTGGCGATGGCGGTGCAGGCCGCCCGCGCCCATAACCGCGTCTACATCGGCCAGCACGAGACGCTGATGCGCCTGTGCCGCCTGCTCGACCATGGCGTCTATTTTGGCAAAAATGCCATCCGACCTCATTTCCCCGACCGCCTCGACGATTATAACCTCCTGAAATCACGCGACTTTCGCTTCATTCACCTCGACACCGAGGGGGCGGTCTACCCGGGCTCCGAAGATCGCTGGCGCGAGGTGCTGCACAGCCGCATCGATCCGCGCCACCTGGCCGCAGACGACTACCTGCTGACCTGGGGCGACTTTCAGCGCGACACATACCGGGCGCGCGCCCCCCACCTGGCCGAGCATATCCAGACCACCGGCCACCCCGGATTTGATCTCTACCTGCCCCGCTGGCGCCCTTATTTTGAGGCCGACACCGCGCGCCAGCGCCATCGCTACGGCGACTTCATCCTGATCAACACCAACCTGGCGCGCACCAACAACCGCATGGGCCGCGATTTTGTGTTCAGCGCCTACAACGGCTTCGATCCCGAGTGCTCGGCCAGCCGCCGCCGCACCATCGAGAGCTGGGCGCGCCAGACCGAGCAGCTCAGCCGCTTTGTGCGCCTGGTTCACGAGCTCAGCCTGCGTTTTCGCCACCAGCCCATCGTGCTGCGTCCCCACCCCTCCGAAGATCCGGCGCTCTACGAGCGCATCTTCGCCGGGCTGCCCCACGTGCATGTGCTCCACGAGGGCTCGGTGGCCCCCTGGCTGCTGGCTGCCCGCTGCGTGATCCACGACGGCTGCACCACCGGCCTGGAAGCCCACCTGGCCGGCCGCCCCGTCATCAACTTCAACCCCGGAGAACTCGCCGGCACCGAGCCCCTCTTTTTACCCAACCTCTTCGGGCAGCGCTGCGCCAGCATCGACGAGGTCCTCGACGCGGTCGCCTCATTGACCCGTCGCCCACCCGAGCCCCGGCGGTCGCTCCCTGATAACGCGCCACCGGTGGCCGCGCCTGACGATCCCCGCGCGCTGGCCCTTTTGCATAACTTCCGCGCCGAGGCCCTGCCCCTCTCCCTGGACATCCTCCACGAAGCCCAGCGCGGCCTGCGCCCCGCGCGCCAGCCTTCCGACGCGCTGATCCTGGCCGAAGAGCTCGCCAGCCGCGCCGTCGAGGCCACCAAATCGCTGGCGCGCCCCCTCTCCCCTCGCCATCGCGTGGCCAACGCCTACGCCCGCGGCAAGTTCCCGGGCTTTGAGCCTCGCGACATCGCCCGCCGACTGGCCCGCATCCAGGCCCTGGTCGGCCGCTCGGTGACCCACCGCGTCGTCAGCCCGGGCCTCATCATTTTGGAGACCCGTTGA
- a CDS encoding response regulator, whose product MLDVKSEGWMEQTVRRFMPEGELEDSNKLFRARVVVALSFALAVFGPIYAALLYVVTGTRAEPVATMLATLGVVAGPFLMKARVPLVVVGNWLTFCGYALFAFVASRELGLAVLIWQVVFAMFAALIAGKRSALSWLVIMSSTTAYFYVSLIRGAPPEGVLLNTTQLIWEMSLVIGMFAAVMVLTLTYETIKEWAITEVRRSEAQTRAIFDAAPDGILTLSSQGEVGRANAAAMDLLGYEQQELLKVPFFKMVPQIAQSSPTSPHASEGASQDGEEVFSKARPNREGISAWLGRGHETEAHRRDGQVFPAELSLTRIDEEERFVAILRDITERREFQESLKIARDQAVEANHAKSRFLANISHELRTPLNAIIGYSELILDDLQELEKVDSADLRPDVSKIGKAGRHLLGLINQVLDLAKVEAGKMDVYVETIDVRELIEEVSDTIMPVISKNRNVLEVSLTRAPRTLRSDRMKLRQVLINLLSNASKFTEEGSIEVRVTAISESQCCFEVIDSGIGIAPDKLEALFEAFRQADDSTTREYGGTGLGLTISRHFAELMGGTIGVESEMGKGSTFRVTIPIRLDEVGADDGEAGGEDGALVGLEEDSNVEEELVALPDDAPQVLVIDDDTTVHQLMTRYLVKQGFRVHTTTGGEDALAMARRVRPDVITLDVLMPEIDGWDMLKRLKEDEALSGIPVVMVTIISEKNLGISLGASDYLTKPVDRQELSRVLHTHVKTPGVGPVLVVEDDDATRELLMRTIRGGGWQVLGARDGLEALDTIDGGVVPSAILLDLMMPRLDGFGLLERLRRRPEAAQIPVIVFSAADLDARQRERLSQDVTRILKKGGFVKQQLLNDLRLAIESSSRAAG is encoded by the coding sequence ATGTTGGACGTAAAGTCGGAAGGGTGGATGGAGCAAACCGTGCGGCGCTTTATGCCGGAGGGGGAGCTGGAGGACTCGAACAAGCTTTTTCGGGCCCGGGTGGTGGTGGCGCTCTCATTTGCGCTGGCGGTCTTTGGTCCGATCTATGCCGCGCTCCTCTATGTGGTCACCGGCACGCGGGCCGAGCCCGTTGCGACGATGCTGGCGACGCTCGGGGTGGTGGCCGGGCCCTTTTTGATGAAGGCGAGGGTGCCGCTGGTGGTGGTGGGCAACTGGCTGACCTTTTGCGGCTACGCGCTCTTTGCCTTTGTGGCGTCGAGGGAGCTGGGGCTGGCGGTGCTGATCTGGCAGGTGGTCTTTGCGATGTTTGCCGCGTTGATCGCCGGGAAGCGCTCGGCGCTGAGCTGGCTTGTGATCATGTCGTCGACGACGGCCTATTTTTACGTCAGCCTGATCCGCGGGGCGCCGCCGGAGGGGGTGCTGCTCAACACCACGCAGCTGATCTGGGAGATGAGCCTGGTCATCGGCATGTTTGCCGCGGTCATGGTGCTCACGCTGACCTATGAGACGATCAAGGAGTGGGCGATCACCGAGGTGCGTCGCAGTGAGGCGCAGACCCGGGCGATCTTTGATGCGGCGCCCGACGGTATTTTGACGCTGAGCAGCCAGGGGGAGGTCGGGCGGGCGAACGCCGCGGCGATGGACCTGTTGGGCTATGAGCAGCAGGAGCTTCTCAAAGTTCCCTTCTTCAAGATGGTCCCCCAGATCGCACAGTCGTCACCCACCTCGCCGCACGCGAGCGAGGGGGCGTCGCAGGATGGCGAGGAGGTGTTCAGCAAGGCGCGCCCCAACCGCGAGGGCATCAGCGCCTGGCTGGGGCGCGGTCATGAGACCGAGGCGCACCGGCGAGATGGGCAGGTGTTTCCGGCGGAGCTGAGCCTGACGCGGATCGATGAGGAGGAGCGTTTTGTAGCGATCCTGCGCGACATCACCGAGCGTCGCGAGTTTCAGGAGAGCCTTAAAATTGCGCGTGACCAGGCCGTGGAGGCCAACCACGCCAAGAGTCGCTTTCTGGCCAATATCAGCCACGAGCTGCGCACGCCGCTCAACGCCATCATCGGCTACAGCGAGCTGATCCTCGACGATCTGCAGGAGCTGGAGAAGGTCGACTCCGCCGATCTTCGCCCCGACGTGAGCAAGATCGGGAAGGCGGGGCGCCACCTGCTCGGGCTGATCAACCAGGTGCTGGATCTGGCCAAGGTCGAGGCCGGCAAGATGGACGTGTACGTCGAGACGATCGACGTGCGCGAGCTCATCGAGGAGGTCTCCGACACAATCATGCCGGTGATCTCCAAGAATAGAAACGTGCTGGAGGTCAGCCTCACCCGGGCGCCGCGCACGCTGCGCTCCGACCGCATGAAGTTGCGTCAGGTGCTGATCAACCTGCTCTCGAACGCCTCGAAGTTCACCGAAGAGGGCTCGATCGAGGTGCGCGTGACGGCGATCAGCGAGTCGCAATGCTGCTTTGAGGTGATCGATTCGGGCATCGGCATTGCGCCCGATAAGCTCGAGGCGCTCTTTGAGGCGTTTCGTCAGGCCGATGACTCCACCACCCGCGAATACGGGGGGACGGGGCTGGGGCTGACGATCAGCCGGCATTTTGCCGAGCTGATGGGCGGCACCATCGGGGTGGAGAGCGAGATGGGCAAGGGCTCGACCTTCCGCGTGACGATCCCGATTCGCCTCGATGAGGTGGGCGCCGATGATGGCGAGGCCGGGGGGGAAGATGGCGCGCTGGTGGGGCTGGAGGAAGACTCCAACGTTGAGGAAGAGCTTGTGGCGCTCCCCGATGATGCGCCTCAGGTGCTGGTAATCGACGATGACACCACGGTGCATCAGCTGATGACGCGCTACCTGGTCAAGCAGGGCTTTCGAGTGCACACGACCACCGGCGGCGAAGACGCGCTGGCGATGGCGCGGCGGGTGCGCCCGGACGTGATCACGCTCGATGTGCTCATGCCCGAGATCGACGGCTGGGATATGCTCAAGCGGCTCAAAGAAGACGAGGCGTTGAGCGGTATCCCGGTGGTGATGGTGACGATCATCAGTGAGAAGAACCTGGGGATATCGCTGGGGGCGTCGGATTATCTGACCAAGCCGGTCGATCGTCAGGAGCTCTCGCGGGTGCTGCATACCCACGTGAAGACGCCGGGGGTGGGGCCGGTGCTGGTGGTCGAAGATGATGATGCGACGCGCGAACTTCTGATGCGCACGATTCGCGGCGGGGGCTGGCAGGTGCTGGGCGCGCGGGACGGGCTGGAGGCCCTCGATACGATCGATGGGGGCGTGGTGCCCAGCGCGATTTTGCTGGACCTGATGATGCCCAGGCTTGATGGGTTCGGGTTGTTGGAGCGTTTGCGTAGGCGTCCGGAGGCCGCGCAGATTCCGGTGATCGTGTTCTCGGCAGCCGACCTCGATGCGCGTCAGCGCGAGCGGCTCAGCCAGGATGTGACGCGCATCTTGAAGAAGGGCGGCTTTGTGAAGCAGCAGCTGCTCAACGATCTTCGTCTGGCCATTGAGTCGAGCAGCCGCGCGGCGGGGTGA
- a CDS encoding hydroxysqualene dehydroxylase, which produces MSKKVVILGGGVGGMSAAQELAERGFDVEVYERLDVLGGKARSIPVPGSASGGRKPLPGEHGFRFFPSFYRHTFDTMKRIPYGTNRRGVYDNLIETTHVMAAREGMTEISFPLYLPERLDDWEMLYRLIVKNEANIPRSEMLFFARKVLQFLTACTERRNTEYDDITWWDFVEADGKSDEYVDFLAVGLTRDLVAMQAEISSSRTVARIYVQLMLGILQPWLHVDSILNGPTTRVWIDPWEAYLTQLGVNFHKEASVDSFEFDEASGRISGVNITQGGDTFKVEADYYVSALPVEVMAQKVTPEMGQKDPMLATLDQLQTGWMNGILFFLNKDISLNHGHILYVDSPWALTSIFSQNFWEDIDLDEYGNGDLEGILSICISDWNTPGVIYGKAARDCTAEEIKEEVWAQITSRLNDTGTIYLDPADVIEWFLSPTIDIQPGQPTKNTEPLLLNTVGSLRYRPEAASQIENLFLASDYVRTNTDLATMESANEAARRAVNGILGREGWVLGLCRLYELEEPLIFKPARAIDYLRFKMGLPQLDYL; this is translated from the coding sequence ATGTCGAAGAAGGTTGTGATCCTCGGTGGTGGTGTCGGTGGGATGAGCGCGGCTCAGGAGCTCGCTGAGCGCGGTTTTGATGTGGAGGTCTACGAGCGGCTCGATGTGCTGGGCGGCAAGGCCCGCAGCATTCCGGTGCCGGGCTCGGCCAGCGGGGGGCGAAAGCCGCTGCCGGGGGAGCACGGCTTTCGCTTCTTTCCGAGCTTTTACAGACACACCTTCGATACGATGAAGCGCATCCCCTACGGCACCAACCGTCGCGGGGTGTACGATAACCTCATTGAGACCACGCACGTGATGGCGGCGCGCGAGGGAATGACGGAGATTTCCTTTCCGCTCTATTTGCCCGAGCGGCTGGATGACTGGGAGATGCTCTACCGCCTCATTGTGAAGAATGAGGCGAATATCCCGCGCAGCGAGATGCTCTTCTTTGCGCGCAAAGTGCTGCAGTTTTTGACGGCCTGCACCGAGCGGCGCAACACCGAGTACGACGACATCACCTGGTGGGATTTTGTGGAGGCCGACGGCAAGTCCGACGAATACGTGGACTTTCTGGCCGTGGGGCTGACCCGCGACCTGGTGGCGATGCAGGCCGAGATCTCGAGCTCGCGCACCGTGGCGCGCATCTACGTGCAGCTGATGCTGGGTATTTTGCAGCCCTGGCTGCATGTCGACAGCATCCTCAACGGGCCCACCACCCGGGTGTGGATCGACCCGTGGGAGGCGTATCTGACCCAGCTCGGCGTGAACTTCCATAAGGAGGCCAGCGTGGACTCCTTTGAGTTTGATGAGGCCAGCGGGCGTATCAGCGGGGTGAACATCACCCAGGGCGGCGACACCTTTAAGGTGGAGGCCGACTACTACGTGAGCGCGCTGCCGGTGGAGGTGATGGCTCAGAAGGTAACGCCGGAGATGGGGCAGAAAGATCCGATGCTCGCCACGCTCGACCAGCTGCAGACGGGGTGGATGAACGGGATCTTGTTCTTTTTGAACAAGGATATCTCGCTGAACCACGGGCATATCCTCTATGTGGACAGCCCCTGGGCGCTGACCTCGATCTTCTCGCAGAACTTCTGGGAGGACATCGACCTCGATGAGTACGGCAACGGGGATCTTGAGGGGATTTTGTCGATCTGCATCTCGGACTGGAACACCCCCGGGGTGATTTACGGCAAGGCCGCGCGCGATTGCACCGCCGAGGAGATCAAGGAGGAGGTCTGGGCGCAGATCACAAGCCGTCTCAACGACACGGGCACCATCTACCTGGATCCGGCCGACGTCATCGAGTGGTTCCTCTCGCCGACCATCGACATTCAGCCGGGGCAGCCGACGAAGAACACCGAGCCGCTTTTGCTGAATACGGTTGGCTCGCTGCGCTACCGGCCGGAGGCCGCCTCGCAGATCGAGAACCTCTTTCTGGCGAGCGATTACGTGCGCACGAACACCGACCTGGCGACGATGGAGTCGGCCAATGAGGCGGCGCGGCGTGCGGTCAACGGGATCCTGGGCCGGGAGGGCTGGGTGCTGGGGCTTTGCCGTCTTTATGAGCTGGAGGAGCCGCTGATCTTCAAGCCCGCCCGCGCCATTGATTACCTGCGCTTTAAGATGGGGCTTCCCCAGCTCGACTATCTTTGA
- a CDS encoding diacylglycerol/lipid kinase family protein — MPGIGIITNPHSRRNRRYPERMRRLGYMLGQHDTYELTNRIEDVEEVARKFKDNGIEILALNGGDGTNHVTLTNFIKVYGDEPLPKVALLRGGTMNTVSNAVGISGAPPKLLANLVEKYYTGQPFETTRRDILKVEDETGERYGFIFGNGIVSNFLEEYYATGNPSPTTAGVLLGKALGTMPVGGELPRRLFRPFNASIEFDESMWEERDYASVLASTVDQIGLGFRPFIRCQERDNTFHLLGVTGGPVDIALALPRIRLGLPVDERKIRSEVSSRAVFRSSEPINYTIDGDMHVAQSGEVTLSTGPSVELIIK; from the coding sequence ATGCCTGGCATCGGAATTATCACCAACCCCCACAGCCGCCGTAACCGCCGCTACCCCGAGCGGATGCGCCGGCTGGGCTACATGCTCGGCCAGCACGACACCTACGAGCTGACCAACCGCATCGAAGACGTCGAGGAGGTCGCCCGTAAGTTTAAAGACAACGGCATCGAGATCCTCGCGCTCAACGGCGGCGACGGCACCAACCACGTCACGCTGACCAATTTTATTAAAGTCTACGGCGACGAGCCGCTCCCGAAAGTTGCGCTGTTGCGGGGGGGCACGATGAACACCGTCTCCAACGCCGTGGGCATCAGCGGGGCGCCGCCCAAGCTGTTGGCGAACCTGGTCGAAAAGTACTACACCGGCCAGCCTTTTGAGACGACGCGCCGCGATATCCTCAAGGTCGAAGATGAGACTGGCGAGCGCTACGGGTTTATTTTTGGCAACGGCATCGTCTCGAATTTTCTCGAAGAGTACTACGCCACCGGCAACCCCAGCCCCACCACCGCCGGGGTGCTGCTCGGCAAGGCGCTGGGGACGATGCCGGTGGGCGGGGAGCTTCCCCGACGCCTCTTTCGCCCCTTCAACGCCAGCATCGAGTTCGACGAAAGCATGTGGGAGGAGCGCGACTACGCCTCGGTGCTCGCCAGCACCGTCGACCAGATCGGCCTCGGGTTTCGGCCTTTTATCCGCTGCCAGGAGCGCGACAATACCTTCCATCTGCTCGGCGTGACCGGCGGTCCAGTGGACATTGCGCTCGCGCTGCCGAGAATTCGTCTTGGCCTGCCCGTCGACGAGCGTAAGATTCGCAGCGAGGTTAGCTCCCGGGCCGTCTTCCGCTCCTCGGAGCCCATCAACTACACCATCGACGGGGATATGCACGTGGCCCAGTCCGGCGAAGTTACCCTCTCCACGGGCCCCTCCGTCGAACTCATCATCAAATAG
- the glgP gene encoding alpha-glucan family phosphorylase produces the protein MSDSFELVGHLKNLSANLWWSWHPEIWEIFETLDAERWSRLHQNPIAFIESFEPGELEARAGRGALASRIQQAARRQADELRERGPSTLMEAAPLHRRPVAYFCAEFGLHESLPIYSGGLGVLAGDHLKAASDLGVPIVGVGLFYAEGYFQQALDEEGRQSELYGRTRVDTLPIRKLLDADGQPRVVQVEVAGRPIRLHVWEAHVGRTRLLLLDCDIDLNPPDDRRLTTQLYGGDQRTRIRQEVLLGVGGVRALAQLGISPGVFHLNEGHSAFATLELCARRMAEEGIDWEEARQRVARQTVFTTHTPVPAGHDRFAPEMIDEALGDLRERLNLDLRAFHGLGRLDLDDPNEPFCMTVLAMKMSQFTNGVSNLHGRVSRQMWQNLWPQRPAHEVPIGHITNGIHVASFLAPQMRALFDRHLGPDWHKRMERPETWQEIAAMDDGELWETHQILKAKLLDFVQTRLASQPGPRGDGPGQVRPGSGLDQDVLTIGFARRFATYKRADLILSDLERFKAMIHSSERPIQIIYAGKAHPADRFGKALIEKIVGLTTDPALGGRVVFLADYDMNIARHLVQGVDLWLNNPRRPQEACGTSGQKAVFNGALGCSILDGWWAEGFDGENGFAIGQGAELPDPEAQDALDAQELYRVLEDEVLPLYYELDHRGLRAGWIARMKWAMLSLGWRYNARRMVLDYLRLAYLPALGATSASSPNQ, from the coding sequence ATGAGCGATTCCTTTGAGCTGGTCGGACACCTTAAGAATTTGAGCGCGAACCTCTGGTGGAGCTGGCACCCGGAGATCTGGGAGATCTTCGAGACGCTGGACGCCGAGCGCTGGTCGCGGCTTCACCAGAACCCCATCGCCTTTATCGAGAGCTTTGAGCCCGGGGAGCTTGAGGCGCGCGCCGGCCGCGGCGCGCTGGCAAGCCGCATCCAGCAGGCCGCGCGCCGCCAGGCCGACGAGCTGCGCGAGCGCGGCCCCTCCACCCTGATGGAGGCCGCCCCCCTGCACCGCCGGCCGGTGGCCTACTTCTGCGCGGAGTTCGGCCTGCACGAGTCTTTGCCGATCTATTCGGGCGGCCTGGGCGTGCTGGCCGGCGATCACCTCAAGGCCGCAAGCGACCTGGGCGTGCCCATCGTCGGCGTCGGGCTTTTTTATGCCGAGGGCTACTTTCAGCAGGCCCTCGATGAGGAGGGCCGCCAGAGCGAGCTCTACGGTCGCACCCGCGTCGACACCCTGCCCATCCGCAAGCTTTTGGATGCCGACGGCCAACCCCGGGTGGTGCAGGTCGAAGTCGCCGGCCGCCCCATCCGCCTGCACGTCTGGGAGGCGCACGTCGGCCGCACTCGCCTCTTACTCCTCGACTGCGACATCGATCTCAATCCGCCTGACGATCGCCGCCTGACCACCCAGCTCTACGGCGGCGACCAGCGCACGCGCATCCGCCAGGAGGTTTTGCTCGGCGTCGGCGGCGTGCGCGCCCTGGCCCAGCTCGGCATCAGCCCCGGGGTCTTTCATCTCAACGAGGGCCACAGCGCCTTTGCCACCCTGGAGCTCTGCGCGCGCCGCATGGCCGAGGAGGGCATCGACTGGGAGGAGGCTCGCCAGCGCGTCGCCCGGCAGACGGTCTTCACCACGCACACCCCTGTGCCCGCCGGCCACGACCGCTTCGCCCCGGAGATGATCGATGAGGCCCTGGGCGATCTTCGCGAGCGCCTCAACCTCGATCTTCGCGCCTTCCACGGTCTGGGGCGCCTGGATCTCGACGACCCCAACGAGCCCTTCTGCATGACCGTGCTCGCCATGAAGATGAGCCAGTTCACCAACGGCGTGAGCAACCTCCACGGCCGCGTCAGCCGCCAGATGTGGCAAAACCTCTGGCCGCAGCGCCCCGCCCACGAGGTGCCCATCGGGCATATCACCAACGGCATTCACGTGGCCTCCTTTCTGGCCCCGCAGATGCGCGCGCTCTTCGATCGCCACTTAGGTCCCGACTGGCATAAACGCATGGAGCGCCCCGAGACCTGGCAAGAAATCGCCGCGATGGATGACGGCGAACTCTGGGAGACGCACCAGATCCTCAAGGCGAAGTTGTTGGATTTTGTGCAGACGCGCCTGGCCTCCCAGCCCGGCCCCCGCGGCGATGGCCCGGGCCAGGTGCGCCCCGGCAGCGGCCTCGATCAAGACGTTCTCACCATCGGCTTCGCCCGCCGCTTCGCCACCTACAAACGCGCCGACCTGATTTTGAGCGATCTGGAGCGTTTTAAGGCGATGATCCACAGCAGCGAGCGCCCCATCCAGATCATCTACGCCGGCAAGGCTCACCCCGCCGACCGTTTTGGCAAAGCGCTCATCGAAAAAATCGTCGGGCTGACCACCGACCCCGCCCTCGGCGGCCGGGTGGTCTTTCTGGCCGACTACGACATGAACATCGCCCGACACCTCGTCCAGGGCGTCGACCTCTGGCTCAACAACCCGCGCCGCCCCCAGGAAGCCTGCGGCACCAGCGGCCAGAAGGCCGTCTTCAACGGCGCGCTCGGCTGCTCGATCCTCGACGGCTGGTGGGCCGAGGGTTTTGATGGCGAAAACGGCTTCGCCATCGGCCAGGGCGCCGAGCTCCCCGACCCCGAGGCCCAGGACGCCCTCGACGCCCAAGAACTCTACCGGGTGCTCGAAGATGAAGTGCTCCCCCTCTACTATGAGCTCGACCACCGCGGCCTGCGCGCGGGCTGGATCGCACGCATGAAGTGGGCCATGCTCAGCCTGGGCTGGCGCTACAACGCCCGGCGCATGGTGCTCGACTACCTGCGCCTGGCCTACCTCCCCGCGCTCGGCGCCACCTCGGCCAGCTCACCAAACCAGTAG